A single region of the Streptomyces sp. ITFR-16 genome encodes:
- a CDS encoding oligopeptide:H+ symporter, protein MASSLTKDPANTAGGEKTFFGHPRGLATLFMTEMWERYSFYGMKALLPLYLIAPGGMHMNATTATAIYSVYMAMVYLLAMPGGWMADRFWGPRKTVAIGGGVVILGHITLAVPNSATFFAGLVLVALGSGLLKANISTMVGHLYKGPEDPRRDGGFTLFYIGINIGAFLAPLTIGTVGENVNWHFGFALAALGMALGLAQFMLGTRHLSPESDVVSTPATEQEKRSVLRKGLVWLIVAGVFYTLLAVTGNFADWALLPITVAGLIIPIAVLVRMKRDKELTTTEQSKLSGYIWFFVVAAVFWMIYDQNGSTLSIFGENSTTNHLLGFDFPTSWYQSLNPVFIMAIAPVVASGWLWLNKRGKEPSTAVKFASSLVLIGISFVVFMIPLIDTAANGGRVSPMWLVAIYFIQTVAELCLSPVGLSVTTKMAPAKYSSQMMGVWFLAVTAGDSVTGLLTSPQLGVDLNTTGAVAFEAVLAVIAGVGIWMYRKKVSQHMGDVN, encoded by the coding sequence ATGGCGTCCAGCCTGACGAAGGACCCGGCGAACACCGCTGGTGGAGAGAAGACCTTCTTCGGCCACCCCCGCGGCCTGGCCACTCTCTTCATGACCGAGATGTGGGAGCGGTACAGCTTCTACGGCATGAAGGCGCTGCTCCCGCTGTACCTGATCGCGCCCGGTGGCATGCACATGAATGCCACCACGGCGACGGCGATCTACTCCGTCTACATGGCGATGGTCTACCTGCTCGCCATGCCCGGCGGCTGGATGGCCGACCGCTTCTGGGGGCCGCGCAAGACGGTCGCCATCGGTGGCGGTGTCGTCATCCTCGGCCACATCACGCTCGCCGTGCCCAACTCGGCGACGTTCTTCGCGGGCCTCGTGCTCGTCGCGCTCGGTTCCGGCCTGCTGAAGGCCAACATCTCCACGATGGTCGGCCACCTCTACAAGGGTCCGGAGGACCCGCGCCGTGACGGTGGCTTCACGCTCTTCTACATCGGGATCAACATCGGTGCCTTCCTGGCCCCGCTGACCATCGGCACCGTCGGCGAGAACGTCAACTGGCACTTCGGATTCGCGCTCGCCGCACTCGGCATGGCCCTGGGCCTGGCCCAGTTCATGCTCGGCACCCGTCACCTGAGCCCGGAGAGCGACGTCGTCTCCACCCCGGCGACGGAGCAGGAGAAGCGTTCGGTCCTGCGCAAGGGCCTGGTCTGGCTGATCGTCGCGGGCGTCTTCTACACGCTGCTCGCGGTCACCGGAAACTTCGCCGACTGGGCGCTGCTGCCGATCACCGTCGCCGGACTGATCATCCCGATCGCCGTCCTGGTGCGGATGAAGCGCGACAAGGAGCTGACGACCACCGAGCAGTCCAAGCTGTCGGGCTACATCTGGTTCTTCGTGGTCGCCGCCGTCTTCTGGATGATCTACGACCAGAACGGCTCGACCCTGTCGATCTTCGGTGAGAACTCGACGACGAACCACCTGCTCGGCTTCGACTTCCCCACCTCCTGGTACCAGTCGCTGAACCCGGTCTTCATCATGGCCATCGCCCCCGTGGTCGCCTCGGGCTGGCTGTGGCTGAACAAGCGCGGCAAGGAGCCGAGCACCGCCGTCAAGTTCGCCTCCAGCCTGGTCCTGATCGGCATCTCGTTCGTCGTCTTCATGATCCCGCTGATCGACACCGCCGCCAACGGCGGCCGGGTCAGCCCGATGTGGCTGGTGGCGATCTACTTCATCCAGACGGTCGCCGAGCTCTGCCTCTCCCCGGTCGGTCTGTCGGTCACCACGAAGATGGCCCCGGCGAAGTACAGCTCCCAGATGATGGGTGTCTGGTTCCTCGCGGTCACCGCCGGTGACTCCGTGACCGGTCTCCTGACCTCCCCGCAGCTCGGCGTCGACCTGAACACCACGGGAGCCGTCGCGTTCGAGGCGGTCCTCGCGGTCATCGCCGGTGTCGGCATCTGGATGTACCGCAAGAAGGTCTCGCAGCACATGGGCGACGTGAACTGA
- a CDS encoding response regulator transcription factor, with protein MTRVLLAEDDASISEPLARALRREGYEVEVREDGPTALDAGLQGGIDLVVLDLGLPGMDGLEVARRLRAEGHTVPVLVLTARADEVDTVVGLDAGADDYVTKPFRLAELLARVRALLRRGATEPAPQPATHGVRIDVESHRAWMGDEELQLTAKEFDLLRVLVRDAGRVVTRDQLMREVWDTTWWSSTKTLDMHISWLRKKLGDDAANPRYIATVRGVGFRFEKS; from the coding sequence ATGACCCGTGTACTGCTCGCCGAGGACGACGCATCCATCTCGGAGCCACTGGCCCGCGCCCTGCGTCGGGAGGGTTACGAGGTCGAGGTCCGCGAAGACGGTCCGACCGCTCTCGACGCCGGCCTCCAGGGCGGCATCGATCTGGTCGTGCTCGACCTGGGGCTTCCCGGGATGGACGGTCTCGAAGTCGCCCGCAGGCTCCGTGCCGAGGGCCACACCGTGCCCGTCCTGGTGCTGACCGCCCGCGCCGACGAGGTGGACACGGTCGTCGGGCTCGACGCGGGCGCCGACGACTACGTCACCAAGCCCTTCCGGCTCGCCGAACTCCTCGCCCGCGTCCGGGCCCTGCTGCGCCGCGGCGCCACCGAGCCCGCCCCGCAGCCCGCCACCCACGGCGTCCGCATCGACGTCGAGTCGCACCGGGCCTGGATGGGCGACGAGGAACTCCAGCTCACCGCCAAGGAGTTCGACCTCCTGCGGGTCCTGGTGCGGGACGCGGGCCGGGTCGTCACCCGCGACCAGCTGATGCGCGAGGTCTGGGACACCACCTGGTGGTCGTCGACCAAGACCCTCGACATGCACATCTCCTGGCTCCGCAAGAAGCTGGGCGACGACGCAGCCAATCCCCGCTACATCGCGACGGTCCGGGGCGTCGGCTTCCGCTTCGAGAAGAGCTGA